A single window of Caldicellulosiruptor bescii DSM 6725 DNA harbors:
- the acpS gene encoding holo-ACP synthase, which translates to MIFNIGIDVVEVDRFKDMKRFDEFLKRVFTSCELEYIKQKRYNPETIAGYFAAKEAVAKALSTGVVFCFKDIEIQKGKTGCPMVKLYNRAEALCFELGIKNIVVSISHQKSVAVAVAIAEK; encoded by the coding sequence ATGATATTTAATATTGGTATTGATGTTGTTGAAGTGGACAGATTCAAAGATATGAAGAGATTTGATGAATTTTTAAAAAGGGTGTTTACTTCCTGTGAGCTTGAATATATAAAACAGAAAAGATATAATCCTGAGACAATAGCAGGGTATTTTGCTGCAAAAGAAGCAGTTGCCAAAGCACTTTCAACAGGAGTTGTTTTTTGCTTTAAAGACATAGAAATACAAAAAGGAAAAACTGGTTGTCCAATGGTGAAGCTTTATAACAGGGCAGAGGCTCTTTGTTTTGAGCTTGGAATTAAAAATATTGTGGTGAGTATATCTCACCAAAAATCAGTTGCAGTTGCAGTTGCCATTGCTGAAAAATAA